AATCCACGATCTCACGGGAACTACGCAGAAATACAGTGAACGGCAAGTATCTGCCCATCACCGCACAACAACAGTATGCCCGCCGCCGTAAGGCATGCAAGCCTCACAAGCGGTTAGAGAATGCCGAGCTATTCGCATTGGTTAAAAATCTCTTCCTGGTGCATCATTGGTCCCAGAAGAAATTGCCGGACGCTTGCAGCTGGAACATCAGAAGGCACTCCTTAGCTATGCAACGATTTACCGCGCCATATATGCCGGTATGTTTGATGAAACGTCGTCCTCCCATGGGTCCCGCGGTGCGGTCCGCCGCTTGCGGCATCATGGAAAATCCCGGCATACCCGGCAATATCAGGAACGACGGGGTTCTATTCCCATCTCTCACGATATTTCGGAACGGCCAGCAGGAGCCGCTAACCGCTCCCGGCGAGGACATTGGGAATGTGATACCATAGCAGGAAAGACAGGAAAAGCCTGTCTGGTTACGTTGGTAGATAGAAAGAGCCGGTATCTGGTAGGAGGCAAAGCAGCCAAAAAGACAGCACAAGCCGTCAATACGGTATTGCTTCAGGTACTGCAAGGGCAACCTGTAAAAAGCCTTACGCCGGACAGAGGAAAAGAGTTCGCCCATCATGCCGCTGTCACGGAGGCCTTGAACGGCGTGCCGTTTTATTTCCCGCCGCCGCATCAGCCCTGGCAGCGGGGAAGCAACGAAAATACCAATGGCCTAGTCCGAGAGTATTTCCCGAAAGGGACGGACATCACACTCGTTCCAGAAGCCTATGTGCAAGCTGTTTTTGCAGAACTAAATCGCCGTCCCCGAAAATGTTTAGGATACAAAACGCCATACGAAGTACATTACTCTAAAAAGTTGCACTTAGCTTGACAATTCGCCAATAAAAGATTCGCCCATCCGGGGCTACTGGGAATTTCGCTTCTTTATATTCTGTCAGGATTCTTTGCAGCGTGATAGGCATAGGAATCGTCCTTTTAGAATTCGACGTCTTTAGTTTCCCTAACTTATATTCGTATGTCTTTTCAGCTGTCCGAAATCTTTTAAATTGGCGGATAACCTTTAATTCCTTTTTGTCTAAGTCAATGGAGGCCCATGTCAGCCCGGCAATTTCGCCATAACGCAGTCCGGCATAATATCCCACCGCAGCCATCACAGAAAGCATGTACTGATTTTCATGCAAGTATGCATATAAGCAATTGAATTCCTTGGTGGAAATCGTCTGGATTTCTTCTTCATTGATTTCTGGGTAAATGATTCCGTCCATAGGAGACTTTCTCAATAATTCGTAAAATGTGATCGCGTGGCGGATCATTACTTTGAATTTGCTCATGTATAGCTCAACAGTGGATGCGGAAAGCTTGGATTCATTTACGCAAGTTTGGATATAAGCCCGTGTAAGGTCTGGTAAAGGAATATTACATAAATCCGAAAAGGCAGATATTGCGTTTTCATAAACATCTATAGATCCATCCGAAAGCTGCTTTTTCTTATCTATTTGGTAAATGGCCCAAAATTGTTTCAATGTGATATTTTGCATAAGAGGGTCGGCGGGTGTCGGGACATAGTTTTCCGCTATTTTTTTTAATAGCTTTTCCCCGGCAGCTTTGGCAAGGCTTTTCTGTGAGAAGCCCTGCTTTGACTTCTGTTTCCATTTTCCGTCAGCCTTATACGACAGGATAACCTGCCAGCCGGTAGATTTTTTCCGATAATGGAAAGCATGGGGAATCATATCATTCATGACATTCACCTCCTTGCAAAACGAATCCTGACTATATATAATAGAAGCATGAACAGCATTTTTATGACGGCCGCCGCATTCTCCCTGTGCGGCGGTAGTTTTTTGCCAGGGCGAATTGTCAAGCTAAGTGCAACTTTTTAGAGTAATGTACTTCGTATGGCGTTTTGTATCCTAAACATTTTCGGGGACGGCGATTTAGTTCTGCAAAAACAGCTTGCACATAGGCTTCTGGAACGAGTGTGATGTCCGTCCCTTTCGGGAAATACTCTCGGACTAGGCCATTGGTATTTTCGTTGCTTCCCCGCTGCCAGGGCTGATGCGGCGGCGGGAAATAAAACGGCACGCCGTTCAAGGCCTCCGTGACAGCGGCATGATGGGCGAACTCTTTTCCTCTGTCCGGCGTAAGGCTTTTTACAGGTTGCCCTTGCAGTACCTGAAGCAATACCGTATTGACGGCTTGTGCTGTCTTTTTGGCTGCTTTGCCTCCTACCAGATACCGGCTCTTTCTATCTACCAACGTAACCAGACAGGCTTTTCCTGTCTTTCCTGCTATGGTATCACATTCCCAATGTCCTCGCCGGGAGCGGTTAGCGGCTCCTGCTGGCCGTTCCGAAATATCGTGAGAGATGGGAATAGAACCCCGTCGTTCCTGATATTGCCGGGTATGCCGGGATTTTCCATGATGCCGCAAGCGGCGGACCGCACCGCGGGACCCATGGGAGGACGACGTTTCATCAAACATACCGGCATATATGGCGCGGTAAATCGTTGCATAGCTAAGGAGTGCCTTCTGATGTTCCAGCTGCAAGCGTCCGGCAATTTCTTCTGGGGACCAATGATGCACCAGGAAGAGATTTTTAACCAATGCGAATAGCTCGGCATTCTCTAACCGCT
This region of Megasphaera stantonii genomic DNA includes:
- a CDS encoding Arm DNA-binding domain-containing protein, with the protein product MNDMIPHAFHYRKKSTGWQVILSYKADGKWKQKSKQGFSQKSLAKAAGEKLLKKIAENYVPTPADPLMQNITLKQFWAIYQIDKKKQLSDGSIDVYENAISAFSDLCNIPLPDLTRAYIQTCVNESKLSASTVELYMSKFKVMIRHAITFYELLRKSPMDGIIYPEINEEEIQTISTKEFNCLYAYLHENQYMLSVMAAVGYYAGLRYGEIAGLTWASIDLDKKELKVIRQFKRFRTAEKTYEYKLGKLKTSNSKRTIPMPITLQRILTEYKEAKFPVAPDGRIFYWRIVKLSATF
- a CDS encoding IS30 family transposase, with translation MCHYHHLTLSERENLLFFRAQSYSISRIAAALGRDKSTISRELRRNTVNGKYLPITAQQQYARRRKACKPHKRLENAELFALVKNLFLVHHWSPEEIAGRLQLEHQKALLSYATIYRAIYAGMFDETSSSHGSRGAVRRLRHHGKSRHTRQYQERRGSIPISHDISERPAGAANRSRRGHWECDTIAGKTGKACLVTLVDRKSRYLVGGKAAKKTAQAVNTVLLQVLQGQPVKSLTPDRGKEFAHHAAVTEALNGVPFYFPPPHQPWQRGSNENTNGLVREYFPKGTDITLVPEAYVQAVFAELNRRPRKCLGYKTPYEVHYSKKLHLA